The Dehalococcoidia bacterium genome has a segment encoding these proteins:
- a CDS encoding ABC transporter ATP-binding protein, protein MAITTEPAVASGAPGAGEPAPAVEFVDVGKRFRLRDGRTLAEFVPSLLKGRAFTPPFWALRHVSFEVRPGGTLGIIGRNGSGKSTLLKLIAGVTAPTEGRVAVRGRVAPLLELGASFHPDLTGLENLYLEGSILGLKNSEIRERISEIVDFAEMAPFLDTPVKRYSSGMYVRLAFSVIVHSDPDVLLVDEALAVGDGAFQEKCLAKMAELRRAGVTVLLVSHSMDRISAFCDRVLVLERGSLFFEGEPRAAIAEYERLLAAQGDAAPGPGTGGRP, encoded by the coding sequence ATGGCGATAACAACGGAGCCGGCGGTCGCGTCCGGGGCTCCCGGGGCAGGGGAGCCGGCGCCGGCCGTCGAGTTCGTGGACGTGGGGAAGCGATTCCGCCTGCGCGACGGGCGGACGCTGGCGGAGTTCGTGCCGTCCCTGCTGAAAGGGCGGGCGTTCACACCGCCGTTCTGGGCGCTGCGCCACGTCTCCTTCGAGGTCCGGCCGGGGGGGACGCTCGGCATCATCGGCCGAAACGGGAGCGGCAAGAGCACGCTGCTGAAGCTGATCGCCGGCGTCACGGCGCCGACCGAGGGCCGTGTTGCCGTGCGCGGCAGGGTGGCGCCTTTGCTGGAGCTCGGGGCCAGCTTCCACCCGGACCTGACGGGGCTGGAGAACCTGTACCTCGAGGGCTCCATCCTGGGACTGAAGAACTCGGAAATCAGGGAGCGGATCTCAGAGATCGTAGACTTCGCGGAGATGGCTCCGTTCCTGGACACGCCGGTGAAGCGCTATTCGTCGGGCATGTACGTCCGGCTGGCGTTCTCGGTGATCGTGCACAGCGACCCGGATGTCCTGCTGGTGGACGAGGCGCTGGCCGTGGGCGACGGGGCCTTCCAGGAGAAGTGCCTGGCGAAGATGGCGGAATTGCGCCGCGCCGGGGTCACCGTCCTGCTAGTGAGCCACTCGATGGACCGGATCAGCGCCTTCTGCGACCGGGTCCTGGTCCTGGAGAGAGGGTCTCTGTTCTTCGAGGGCGAGCCCCGGGCGGCGATCGCCGAGTACGAGAGGCTGTTGGCGGCCCAGGGCGACGCGGCACCAGG
- a CDS encoding ABC transporter permease, protein MRLIGEHYAASPRLFAINVWRYRELLGHLVIRTLKAQYKQSLLGYSWLLVNPLVQLLTLTFVFSTLLKTPSQGVPFALFLYAGLLPWLFFSSAVLASSESVLGAYNLVTSVYFPRELLVVAAVLSRVADLLAGSVIFVALLLYHGYMPDASIVWLPLVFALQMLFTIGLGLPVAALNLFFHDVRFLVGVGLNLWFFVTPVMYPPDVVPDRYRLLYDLNPLARFIASYRGYAFAGESPDPENLLVGAAMAVAMLVIGFYLFKRLEPHFADRI, encoded by the coding sequence GTGAGGCTCATAGGCGAGCACTATGCCGCTTCCCCGCGGCTGTTCGCGATCAACGTCTGGCGATACAGGGAGCTGCTGGGCCACCTGGTGATCAGGACCCTCAAGGCTCAGTACAAGCAGTCCCTGCTGGGGTACTCGTGGCTGCTCGTCAATCCGCTGGTGCAACTGCTGACCCTGACTTTCGTGTTCTCGACGCTGCTCAAGACGCCGAGCCAGGGCGTGCCCTTCGCGCTGTTCCTGTACGCGGGGCTGCTGCCCTGGCTTTTCTTTTCCTCCGCCGTGCTGGCATCGAGCGAGTCGGTGCTGGGCGCCTACAACCTGGTGACCTCTGTCTACTTCCCGCGCGAGCTCCTTGTCGTCGCGGCCGTGCTCTCGCGGGTGGCGGACCTGCTGGCCGGGTCGGTGATCTTCGTGGCGCTGCTCCTGTATCACGGTTACATGCCGGACGCCTCCATCGTGTGGTTGCCGCTGGTGTTCGCCCTGCAGATGCTGTTCACGATCGGGCTGGGCCTGCCCGTGGCGGCGCTGAACCTGTTTTTCCACGACGTGAGGTTCCTGGTAGGCGTCGGGCTGAACCTGTGGTTCTTCGTGACGCCGGTCATGTACCCGCCCGATGTCGTGCCCGACCGGTACAGACTGCTGTACGACCTGAACCCGCTGGCGCGCTTCATCGCGTCCTACAGGGGCTATGCTTTCGCCGGCGAGTCGCCCGACCCGGAGAACCTCCTCGTCGGCGCAGCGATGGCCGTGGCGATGCTTGTCATCGGCTTCTACTTGTTCAAGCGGCTGGAGCCTCACTTTGCTGACAGGATCTAG
- a CDS encoding glycosyltransferase — translation MAPSRPQVTAAVCAYNEAGSIGQLLETLLERDAGSFDELIAVSSGSSDGTDEIIAGFAARYPKLVAVREPERRGKASAVNEALARASGELVLLIDGDCLPAEGCLQALLACFQDERVGGAGSRNVVVNGDAGVVARASAAMWEMHHKVCLSRPVLGGDIIAFRRVVESIPAGAVNDDYVIEAALRSRGYRIAYAAEARVLMRAPETARDFLRQRRRIHAGFRAETRRGLVKATQDPRLAARAAFDLVRREPRRAAAVAALLALELAARVSVVADALAGRSAYYSAWEPAPTTKGRLPEYDSRERAP, via the coding sequence GTGGCCCCTTCGCGTCCCCAGGTAACCGCGGCCGTCTGCGCCTACAACGAAGCGGGCAGCATCGGCCAGCTGCTGGAGACGCTGCTCGAGCGCGACGCCGGCTCCTTCGACGAGCTAATCGCCGTCTCGTCCGGGAGCAGCGACGGGACGGACGAGATCATCGCCGGATTTGCGGCACGGTACCCGAAGCTCGTGGCGGTGCGCGAGCCGGAGCGGCGGGGCAAAGCCTCGGCGGTGAACGAGGCGCTCGCGCGGGCGTCCGGGGAGCTGGTGCTGCTCATCGATGGGGACTGCCTGCCGGCCGAGGGCTGCCTGCAGGCGCTGCTCGCTTGCTTCCAGGACGAGCGCGTCGGCGGCGCCGGCAGCCGCAACGTTGTCGTGAACGGGGATGCGGGGGTAGTGGCGCGGGCCTCCGCGGCGATGTGGGAGATGCATCACAAGGTGTGTCTTTCGCGCCCGGTCCTCGGCGGGGACATCATCGCCTTCCGGAGGGTGGTCGAGTCCATCCCGGCGGGCGCGGTGAACGACGACTACGTGATCGAGGCGGCGTTGAGGTCGCGGGGCTACCGCATCGCCTACGCGGCGGAGGCGCGGGTGTTGATGCGCGCGCCCGAGACGGCGCGGGACTTCCTGCGGCAGCGCCGGCGCATCCATGCCGGCTTTCGGGCGGAGACGCGCCGGGGACTCGTGAAGGCCACGCAGGACCCGCGCCTGGCGGCCCGGGCGGCCTTTGACCTTGTGCGGAGGGAGCCGCGGCGCGCGGCCGCGGTCGCGGCGCTGCTGGCGCTCGAGTTGGCCGCAAGGGTGTCAGTCGTAGCCGATGCCCTGGCCGGGCGGAGCGCGTACTATAGTGCCTGGGAACCGGCCCCGACGACGAAGGGCCGCCTTCCCGAATACGACAGCCGGGAGAGGGCTCCCTGA
- a CDS encoding glycosyltransferase, whose product MQTQRAVVIIPTRNERETIAEIISLVLEQQARLPGIDLNLLIVDGDSSDGTIEYVSELSHADPRVHLMVLGQRGLGLALRQAYEHAVGELGADYIAQMDADLSHAPSHLPDLLWALRDGADLSIGSRYVEGGGTVGWPLSRRIQSLVANRFCSLASGFAEVREWTSGYRAFSADLYRRLDQEAIAHKDYTVQAALVLAALRAGARVQEVPITFVNRRWGKSKLPLFGYTFHLLKHFALARFRSPGRAGRPWPLRVPR is encoded by the coding sequence ATGCAGACACAACGGGCGGTCGTCATCATCCCGACGCGCAACGAGCGCGAAACGATCGCCGAAATCATCTCGCTGGTGCTGGAGCAGCAGGCGCGGCTGCCGGGCATCGACCTGAACCTCCTGATCGTCGATGGCGACTCCAGCGATGGCACCATCGAGTACGTCTCCGAGCTCAGCCACGCCGACCCGCGGGTGCACCTCATGGTCCTGGGCCAGCGGGGCCTGGGGCTGGCCCTGCGCCAGGCATACGAGCACGCGGTGGGGGAACTCGGCGCGGACTACATCGCGCAGATGGACGCGGACCTTTCGCACGCGCCCTCGCACTTGCCGGACCTGCTCTGGGCGCTGCGCGATGGCGCCGACCTCTCGATCGGTTCGCGCTACGTGGAGGGCGGGGGCACGGTCGGCTGGCCGCTGAGCCGCCGCATCCAGAGCCTGGTGGCGAACCGCTTCTGCAGCCTGGCGTCCGGCTTCGCGGAAGTGCGGGAGTGGACCTCGGGCTACCGTGCGTTCAGCGCTGACCTGTACCGGCGGCTGGACCAGGAGGCAATCGCGCACAAGGACTACACCGTGCAGGCGGCGCTGGTGCTGGCGGCGCTGCGCGCCGGTGCGCGGGTGCAGGAAGTGCCGATCACGTTCGTGAACCGCAGGTGGGGGAAGTCTAAGCTGCCGCTGTTCGGGTACACCTTCCACCTGCTGAAGCATTTCGCGCTCGCCCGCTTCCGCAGTCCCGGGCGCGCCGGCCGGCCGTGGCCCCTTCGCGTCCCCAGGTAA
- a CDS encoding HDIG domain-containing protein: MPAFDRQAAWDLLCEFTRSESLRKHALAVEAVMRHFARKAGEDEETWAIAGLLHDFDFEQNPTLETHAFAGARILRERGWPELIARAVESHGDHTGVPRESLMEKTLFAVDELSGFLVACALVKPHKSIFEVDVPSVRRKMKDKAFARAVSRDDIVNGAAQLGVDLDAHIAETIEAMKSAADALGLAGR, from the coding sequence ATGCCCGCCTTCGACCGCCAGGCTGCCTGGGACCTGCTGTGCGAGTTCACCCGCAGCGAGAGCCTGCGCAAGCACGCCCTCGCCGTCGAAGCCGTGATGCGCCACTTCGCCCGCAAAGCCGGCGAGGACGAAGAGACGTGGGCCATAGCCGGCCTGCTGCACGACTTCGACTTCGAGCAAAACCCCACGTTGGAGACCCACGCCTTCGCCGGCGCCCGCATCCTCCGCGAGCGCGGCTGGCCGGAGCTGATCGCCCGGGCCGTGGAGTCTCACGGCGACCACACCGGCGTACCCCGGGAGAGCCTGATGGAGAAGACGCTGTTCGCCGTCGACGAGCTCAGCGGCTTCCTGGTCGCTTGCGCCCTCGTGAAGCCGCACAAGAGCATCTTCGAAGTCGATGTCCCGTCCGTGCGCAGGAAGATGAAAGACAAGGCCTTCGCCCGCGCCGTGAGTCGCGACGACATCGTCAACGGCGCTGCCCAGCTCGGTGTCGACCTCGATGCCCACATCGCCGAGACCATCGAGGCCATGAAGTCCGCCGCCGACGCCCTCGGCCTCGCCGGCCGCTAG